A window of the Henckelia pumila isolate YLH828 chromosome 3, ASM3356847v2, whole genome shotgun sequence genome harbors these coding sequences:
- the LOC140889746 gene encoding uncharacterized protein isoform X2: MKAMVSEKRWFSSILEQREVITPKFNDNEVLIKVCSAGVNRGDIIDVATSDGGVCPGLECSGIIEAVGSNVSCWKVGERVCAILKGGGYTEQVAVPANCVLPLPDDIDLDYAAGLPYASCSVWSALFKMCDLQTIKDKRILIREGTSWIGALAIQFAKYMGLKVIASTGSSETVSICDHYGADFSVDDTSGNFVTAVIEKAGRKGVDFVLAYGVFDLQTNIKCCRTGG, from the exons ATGAAGGCGATGGTGTCTGAAAAACGCTGGTTTTCAAGTATTTTAGAGCAGCGAGAAGTTATAACTCCTAAATTTAACGACAATGAAGTATTGATCAAGGTGTGCTCTGCTGGTGTCAATAGAGGTGATATAATTGATGTGGCTACAAGTGATGGCGGTGTCTGCCCAGGCCTAGAATGCTCTGGAATAATCGAAGCAGTTGGAAGTAATGTCAGTTGTTGGAAAGTTGGAGAAAGG GTTTGTGCCATTCTCAAGGGAGGAGGTTATACGGAACAAGTGGCTGTACCGGCAAATTGTGTTCTTCCATTACCTGATGATATTGATTTAGATTATGCTGCAGGTTTACCTTATGCATCATGCAGCGTATGGTCAGCTTTGTTTAAGATGTGTGATCTTCAGACAATTAAAGATAAAAGGATATTG ATTCGGGAAGGCACTAGCTGGATCGGTGCATTGGCAATACAATTTGCTAAGTACATGGGCTTAAAAGTTATTGCTTCCACAG GAAGTAGCGAAACAGTTTCAATTTGTGATCATTATGGCGCGGATTTTTCTGTTGATGACACGTCGGGAAACTTTGTGACGGCCGTTATTGAGAAAGCTGGACGTAAGG GTGTTGATTTTGTTCTTGCTTATGGAGTTTTTGATCTCCAGACAAACATCAAGTGTTGTCGTACGGGGGGGTAA
- the LOC140889746 gene encoding uncharacterized protein isoform X3 — protein sequence MKAMVSEKRWFSSILEQREVITPKFNDNEVLIKVCSAGVNRGDIIDVATSDGGVCPGLECSGIIEAVGSNVSCWKVGERVCAILKGGGYTEQVAVPANCVLPLPDDIDLDYAAGLPYASCSVWSALFKMCDLQTIKDKRILIREGTSWIGALAIQFAKYMGLKVIASTVAKQFQFVIIMARIFLLMTRRETL from the exons ATGAAGGCGATGGTGTCTGAAAAACGCTGGTTTTCAAGTATTTTAGAGCAGCGAGAAGTTATAACTCCTAAATTTAACGACAATGAAGTATTGATCAAGGTGTGCTCTGCTGGTGTCAATAGAGGTGATATAATTGATGTGGCTACAAGTGATGGCGGTGTCTGCCCAGGCCTAGAATGCTCTGGAATAATCGAAGCAGTTGGAAGTAATGTCAGTTGTTGGAAAGTTGGAGAAAGG GTTTGTGCCATTCTCAAGGGAGGAGGTTATACGGAACAAGTGGCTGTACCGGCAAATTGTGTTCTTCCATTACCTGATGATATTGATTTAGATTATGCTGCAGGTTTACCTTATGCATCATGCAGCGTATGGTCAGCTTTGTTTAAGATGTGTGATCTTCAGACAATTAAAGATAAAAGGATATTG ATTCGGGAAGGCACTAGCTGGATCGGTGCATTGGCAATACAATTTGCTAAGTACATGGGCTTAAAAGTTATTGCTTCCACAG TAGCGAAACAGTTTCAATTTGTGATCATTATGGCGCGGATTTTTCTGTTGATGACACGTCGGGAAACTTTGTGA
- the LOC140889746 gene encoding uncharacterized protein isoform X1: protein MKAMVSEKRWFSSILEQREVITPKFNDNEVLIKVCSAGVNRGDIIDVATSDGGVCPGLECSGIIEAVGSNVSCWKVGERVCAILKGGGYTEQVAVPANCVLPLPDDIDLDYAAGLPYASCSVWSALFKMCDLQTIKDKRILIREGTSWIGALAIQFAKYMGLKVIASTGSSETVSICDHYGADFSVDDTSGNFVTAVIEKAGRKDKHQVLSYGGVRLSLWIFMEQNVPV, encoded by the exons ATGAAGGCGATGGTGTCTGAAAAACGCTGGTTTTCAAGTATTTTAGAGCAGCGAGAAGTTATAACTCCTAAATTTAACGACAATGAAGTATTGATCAAGGTGTGCTCTGCTGGTGTCAATAGAGGTGATATAATTGATGTGGCTACAAGTGATGGCGGTGTCTGCCCAGGCCTAGAATGCTCTGGAATAATCGAAGCAGTTGGAAGTAATGTCAGTTGTTGGAAAGTTGGAGAAAGG GTTTGTGCCATTCTCAAGGGAGGAGGTTATACGGAACAAGTGGCTGTACCGGCAAATTGTGTTCTTCCATTACCTGATGATATTGATTTAGATTATGCTGCAGGTTTACCTTATGCATCATGCAGCGTATGGTCAGCTTTGTTTAAGATGTGTGATCTTCAGACAATTAAAGATAAAAGGATATTG ATTCGGGAAGGCACTAGCTGGATCGGTGCATTGGCAATACAATTTGCTAAGTACATGGGCTTAAAAGTTATTGCTTCCACAG GAAGTAGCGAAACAGTTTCAATTTGTGATCATTATGGCGCGGATTTTTCTGTTGATGACACGTCGGGAAACTTTGTGACGGCCGTTATTGAGAAAGCTGGACGTAAGG ACAAACATCAAGTGTTGTCGTACGGGGGGGTAAGGTTGTCATTGTGGATTTTCATGGAACAGAATGTACCCGTATAG